The Agromyces hippuratus genome has a window encoding:
- a CDS encoding carbohydrate ABC transporter permease: MGTAGIGSRPGFLTYGLLAAFIIGGAYPLWWSVVVGSGTNATRGETLPLIPGGNFLTNAAKVLDAIPFWLALGNSIVISAVITISVVTFSTLAGYAFAKLRFRGRDGLMVFVIATMAIPTQLGIIPLFMVMRELGWTGTIGAVIVPTLVTAFGVFFMRQYLVDVIPDELIEAARVDGANQIRTFLNVALPAARPAMAILGLFTFMMAWTDYLWPLIVLSPANPTLQTALSQLQSGYYVDYSVVLTGAVLATIPLLVLFVIAGKQLISGIMQGAVKG; this comes from the coding sequence ATGGGCACCGCCGGCATCGGCAGCCGACCGGGTTTCCTCACCTACGGCCTGCTCGCGGCGTTCATCATCGGCGGCGCCTACCCGCTGTGGTGGTCGGTCGTCGTCGGCAGCGGCACGAACGCCACCCGCGGCGAGACGCTCCCCCTCATTCCGGGCGGCAACTTCCTCACGAACGCGGCCAAGGTGCTCGACGCGATCCCGTTCTGGCTCGCGCTCGGCAACTCGATCGTCATCTCGGCGGTCATCACGATCTCGGTCGTGACGTTCTCGACGCTCGCCGGCTACGCGTTCGCCAAGCTCCGCTTCCGCGGCCGCGACGGGCTGATGGTCTTCGTCATCGCGACGATGGCGATCCCCACGCAGCTCGGCATCATCCCGCTCTTCATGGTGATGCGCGAGCTCGGCTGGACGGGCACGATCGGCGCCGTCATCGTGCCGACCCTCGTGACGGCGTTCGGCGTGTTCTTCATGCGCCAGTACCTCGTCGACGTCATCCCCGACGAGCTCATCGAGGCCGCACGCGTCGACGGCGCGAACCAGATCCGCACCTTCCTGAACGTGGCACTGCCCGCCGCCCGCCCCGCGATGGCGATCCTCGGCCTCTTCACCTTCATGATGGCGTGGACCGACTACCTGTGGCCGCTCATCGTGCTGAGCCCCGCCAACCCCACCCTGCAGACGGCGCTCAGCCAGTTGCAGTCGGGCTACTACGTCGACTACTCGGTCGTGCTCACCGGAGCGGTGCTGGCCACCATCCCCCTGCTCGTGCTGTTCGTCATCGCGGGCAAGCAACTCATCTCGGGAATCATGCAAGGAGCTGTGAAGGGTTGA
- a CDS encoding MFS transporter, which translates to MSERVPHRGLALTVLVVNQLLAGVGVASGIAVAALLVEELTGVVALAGLAQSASVLGAAIVAIPLARLAVRSGRHVALATGYALAVTGAVLVIAAAASGWVPLVFLGLAAFGAGSAAGLQARFAATEVAAAGFEARSMSIVLWATTIGSVAGPLLSATGDAVGIALGLPPLVGPFLFSGIAFALSTLLVATLLRLPKPGTMATDAASSAPEVAATQADELAPDHVVDAGGAAPAAEPIGAWAAFRIAVREPRSLFAILAIVCSHTVMVGVMVMTPVHMTAHGLSLSLVGVVISIHIIGMYGASPLVGWLVDRIGSPRVIGIGIGILTTAALIGILAPADDMLLVPLALGLLGLGWSCGLIGGSTLLTTSVEPSIRVPLQGATDAAMNLAAAASAALSGVVLGAAGFAGVNVVALLVLVPLVVAGVRARRSGLSEGRRAPVR; encoded by the coding sequence ATGAGTGAGCGCGTGCCGCATCGCGGCCTCGCCCTCACGGTGCTGGTGGTCAACCAGCTGCTCGCCGGCGTCGGCGTGGCCTCCGGCATCGCCGTCGCGGCGCTGCTCGTCGAGGAGCTGACGGGCGTCGTCGCCCTCGCCGGCCTCGCCCAGTCGGCGAGCGTGCTCGGTGCCGCGATCGTGGCCATCCCGCTCGCGCGGCTCGCGGTGCGCTCGGGCCGGCACGTCGCCCTCGCGACGGGCTACGCGCTGGCCGTGACGGGCGCCGTGCTCGTGATCGCCGCCGCGGCGAGCGGCTGGGTGCCCCTCGTCTTCCTCGGCCTGGCCGCGTTCGGCGCGGGCAGCGCCGCCGGGCTGCAGGCGCGCTTCGCCGCGACCGAGGTCGCCGCAGCGGGCTTCGAGGCGCGCTCCATGTCGATCGTGCTCTGGGCGACGACGATCGGATCGGTCGCCGGTCCGCTCCTCTCCGCGACCGGTGACGCCGTGGGCATCGCGCTCGGGCTGCCGCCGCTCGTCGGCCCATTCCTGTTCTCGGGCATCGCGTTCGCGCTGTCGACCCTGCTCGTGGCGACGCTCCTGCGGCTGCCGAAGCCGGGCACGATGGCGACGGATGCCGCGAGCAGCGCTCCCGAGGTCGCCGCGACGCAGGCCGATGAGCTCGCCCCCGACCACGTCGTCGACGCCGGGGGAGCGGCGCCCGCTGCCGAACCCATCGGGGCGTGGGCGGCCTTCCGCATCGCCGTTCGCGAACCGCGGTCGCTCTTCGCGATCCTCGCGATCGTGTGCTCGCACACCGTCATGGTCGGCGTCATGGTGATGACCCCGGTGCACATGACCGCCCACGGCCTCTCGCTCTCGCTCGTCGGCGTCGTGATCAGCATCCACATCATCGGCATGTACGGGGCCAGCCCCCTCGTCGGCTGGCTCGTCGACCGCATCGGCTCGCCGCGTGTGATCGGCATCGGCATCGGCATCCTCACGACCGCGGCGCTCATCGGCATCCTGGCTCCCGCCGACGACATGCTGCTCGTGCCGCTTGCGCTCGGCCTCCTCGGCCTCGGTTGGTCGTGCGGACTCATCGGTGGTTCGACGCTGCTCACGACGTCGGTCGAACCGTCGATCCGGGTGCCGTTGCAGGGGGCGACGGATGCCGCGATGAATCTCGCTGCCGCGGCATCCGCTGCCCTGTCGGGGGTCGTGCTGGGGGCCGCGGGATTCGCCGGAGTGAACGTCGTGGCGCTGCTCGTGCTCGTGCCGCTCGTCGTCGCCGGGGTGCGTGCACGCCGCTCGGGGCTCAGCGAGGGTCGACGCGCTCCCGTGCGCTGA
- a CDS encoding ABC transporter substrate-binding protein: MKLSRHTKVAAAVAGAATIALLASACSTGGGDEAEGDITLTVTTFGTFGYDDLYTEYEEANPGVTIEATNIDTGGNARTDAFTKLAAGSGLSDVVAIEEGWLGAIMEVSDQFVDLADYGIADRKGDWVDWKYEQATDPEGRVIGYGTDIGPTGICYNGPALEAAGLASDRESVAELLNGDWAHYFDVGRQYQEATGKAWFDHSGFVWNSMVNQMSEGYYTADGELNVEDNADLKANYDLLAGAVGDGLSAAQTAWDWNGGKSFVDGTFATFVCPGWMLGVVQGQVETGGGDASTGWDFADVFPGGAANWGGAFLSVPETSEHKEAAAKLADWLTQPEQQVKQSAAAGNFPSTVEAQETLASEATPNEFFNGAPTGAILAARAEGVVAQFKGPDDSVIQENVFGPPLSALDRGEIDAAAAWDQTIELLHELVGE, from the coding sequence GTGAAGCTCTCACGCCACACGAAGGTTGCCGCAGCCGTAGCCGGCGCAGCGACCATCGCCCTCCTCGCCTCCGCCTGTTCCACAGGTGGCGGCGACGAGGCCGAAGGCGACATCACCCTGACCGTCACCACGTTCGGCACGTTCGGATACGACGACCTCTACACCGAGTACGAGGAAGCCAACCCGGGCGTCACGATCGAGGCCACCAACATCGACACGGGCGGCAACGCCCGCACCGACGCGTTCACCAAGCTCGCCGCGGGCTCGGGCCTCTCCGACGTCGTGGCGATCGAGGAGGGCTGGCTCGGCGCGATCATGGAGGTCTCCGACCAGTTCGTCGACCTCGCCGACTACGGCATCGCCGACCGCAAGGGCGACTGGGTCGACTGGAAGTACGAGCAGGCGACCGATCCCGAGGGCCGGGTCATCGGCTACGGCACCGACATCGGACCGACCGGCATCTGCTACAACGGCCCCGCACTCGAGGCCGCCGGCCTGGCGAGCGACCGCGAGAGCGTCGCCGAGCTGCTGAACGGCGACTGGGCGCACTACTTCGACGTCGGTCGCCAGTACCAGGAGGCCACCGGCAAGGCGTGGTTCGACCACTCCGGCTTCGTCTGGAACTCGATGGTCAACCAGATGTCCGAGGGCTACTACACCGCCGACGGCGAGCTGAACGTCGAGGACAACGCCGACCTCAAGGCGAACTACGACCTGCTCGCCGGCGCGGTCGGCGACGGCCTCTCGGCCGCGCAGACCGCCTGGGACTGGAACGGCGGCAAGTCGTTCGTCGACGGCACCTTCGCGACCTTCGTCTGCCCGGGCTGGATGCTCGGCGTCGTCCAGGGCCAGGTCGAGACCGGTGGCGGCGACGCCTCCACCGGCTGGGACTTCGCCGATGTCTTCCCCGGTGGCGCAGCCAACTGGGGCGGCGCGTTCCTCTCGGTCCCCGAGACCTCGGAGCACAAGGAAGCCGCCGCCAAGCTCGCCGACTGGCTCACGCAGCCCGAGCAGCAGGTGAAGCAGTCCGCCGCCGCGGGCAACTTCCCGAGCACCGTCGAGGCGCAGGAGACCCTCGCCTCCGAGGCGACGCCGAACGAGTTCTTCAACGGCGCCCCCACCGGAGCGATCCTCGCCGCCCGCGCAGAGGGTGTCGTCGCCCAGTTCAAGGGACCCGACGACTCGGTCATCCAGGAGAACGTCTTCGGCCCGCCGCTGTCGGCACTCGACCGCGGCGAGATCGACGCGGCCGCCGCTTGGGACCAGACCATCGAGCTGCTCCACGAGCTCGTCGGCGAGTAG
- a CDS encoding carbohydrate ABC transporter permease — protein sequence MTTTIRPPESGTTGPQRRAAASDALTFRQRLSRFDVKASPYFYVSPFFILFALVGLFPLGYTLVVSMHEWDLLKGQGAYVGLDNFVEILGDAMFWNSIGNTISIFLLSSIPQLVVALVIAYLLDQGLRAPTFWRMSVLLPYIVTPVAVAIIFSSAFNEADGLVNNILNVFGIPDQQWKHDTFLSHIAIATMVNFRWTGYNALILLAAMQSVPRDLYESAAIDGAGAVRRFFAITIPSIRPTLIFVIITATIGGLQIFAEPRLFDVSTAGGIGGSDRQFQTTVLFMWELAFFRRDFGEAAAVAWLLFLLIVGVGLINFLISRRIATGGDKPTRRTRRARERATRGGAA from the coding sequence ATGACCACGACCATCCGGCCCCCCGAGAGCGGGACCACCGGCCCCCAGCGCCGAGCCGCGGCATCCGACGCCCTGACCTTCCGTCAGCGCCTGTCTCGCTTCGACGTCAAGGCGAGCCCGTACTTCTACGTCTCGCCCTTCTTCATCCTCTTCGCCCTCGTCGGCCTCTTCCCGCTCGGCTACACGCTCGTCGTCTCGATGCACGAGTGGGACCTCCTGAAGGGCCAGGGCGCCTACGTCGGCCTCGACAACTTCGTCGAGATCCTCGGCGACGCCATGTTCTGGAACTCGATCGGCAACACCATCAGCATCTTCCTGCTGTCGTCGATCCCGCAGCTCGTCGTGGCGCTCGTCATCGCCTACCTGCTCGACCAGGGCCTGCGCGCACCGACCTTCTGGCGCATGAGCGTGCTGCTGCCCTACATCGTCACCCCGGTCGCCGTGGCGATCATCTTCTCGAGCGCGTTCAACGAGGCCGACGGCCTCGTGAACAACATCCTCAACGTCTTCGGCATCCCCGACCAGCAGTGGAAGCACGACACCTTCCTCAGCCACATCGCGATCGCCACGATGGTGAACTTCCGCTGGACCGGCTACAACGCCCTCATCCTGCTCGCGGCGATGCAGTCGGTGCCGCGCGACCTCTACGAGTCCGCCGCGATCGACGGCGCCGGAGCCGTGCGCCGCTTCTTCGCCATCACCATCCCCTCGATCCGCCCGACGCTCATCTTCGTCATCATCACCGCCACGATCGGCGGCCTGCAGATCTTCGCCGAGCCCCGACTCTTCGACGTGTCGACCGCGGGCGGCATCGGCGGCAGCGACCGTCAGTTCCAGACCACCGTGCTCTTCATGTGGGAGCTCGCCTTCTTCCGACGCGACTTCGGCGAAGCGGCCGCCGTCGCCTGGCTGCTGTTCCTGCTCATCGTCGGCGTCGGCCTCATCAACTTCCTGATCTCCCGGCGCATCGCGACCGGCGGCGACAAACCGACCCGCCGAACCCGCCGCGCACGCGAACGCGCCACCCGAGGAGGAGCGGCATGA
- a CDS encoding GntR family transcriptional regulator — protein MLIRVDPTSGTPIFAQIAASVHADAAAGRLRVGDRLPSARDVSEALGVNLHTVLRAYQQLRDEGLVDMRRGRGAVVTDAVEPLAHLHHDIAALVARARTLGLGADALAALVKETYR, from the coding sequence ATGCTGATCCGAGTCGATCCGACGAGCGGAACGCCGATCTTCGCGCAGATCGCCGCTTCCGTCCACGCCGACGCCGCGGCCGGCCGGCTCAGGGTCGGCGACCGCCTGCCCTCGGCACGCGACGTCTCAGAAGCACTCGGCGTCAACCTGCACACGGTGCTCCGCGCCTACCAGCAGCTTCGCGACGAAGGGCTCGTCGACATGCGCCGCGGCCGAGGCGCCGTCGTCACCGATGCGGTCGAGCCCCTCGCGCACCTGCACCACGACATCGCCGCGCTCGTCGCGCGCGCCCGAACCCTCGGCCTCGGCGCCGACGCCCTCGCCGCCCTCGTGAAGGAGACCTACCGATGA
- the pgm gene encoding phosphoglucomutase (alpha-D-glucose-1,6-bisphosphate-dependent) → MHERAGTPAIESDLIDVEALVRAYYELHPDASVPEQRVAFGTSGHRGSAFNTAFNEDHILAITQAIVEYRASQGITGPLFIGADTHALSAPAQTTALDVLVGNRVRVLADEFDDYVPTPALSHAILKWNNDPARRAEGEADGIVITPSHNPPQDGGFKYNPPHGGPADSDATSWIAARANELIADGLKGVQQAEPSAVETYDFRGNYVDDLANIIDFDAIRESGIRIGADPLGGASVSYWGAIRDRYELDLTVVNERVDPAWSFMTLDWDGKIRMDPSSPSAMASVLAHEGYDILTGNDADADRHGIVTPDGGLMNPNHYLAVAIEYLFGHRPNWRADAAIGKTLVSSSMIDRVAAALGRRLWEVPVGFKWFVPGLVDGSVGFGGEESAGASFLRFDGTVWTTDKDGILLCLLASEIRAVTGKSPSALYAELVERFGDPAYERTDAAASAAQKAALGKLDGDAIAATELAGDPITAKLSHAPGNGAAIGGVKVETADAWFAARPSGTEDVYKIYAESFRGAEHLRLVQAEAKAIVDAALGG, encoded by the coding sequence ATGCACGAGCGCGCAGGCACCCCGGCCATCGAATCCGACCTCATCGACGTGGAGGCCCTCGTCAGGGCGTACTACGAGCTGCATCCCGATGCCTCCGTGCCCGAGCAGCGCGTCGCCTTCGGCACCTCGGGCCACCGCGGCTCCGCCTTCAACACCGCGTTCAACGAAGACCACATCCTCGCCATCACCCAGGCGATCGTCGAGTACCGCGCCTCGCAGGGCATCACGGGCCCGCTCTTCATCGGCGCCGACACCCATGCGCTCAGCGCCCCCGCGCAGACGACCGCGCTCGACGTGCTCGTGGGCAACCGGGTGCGCGTGCTCGCCGACGAGTTCGACGACTACGTGCCGACGCCCGCGCTCTCGCACGCCATCCTGAAGTGGAACAACGACCCGGCCAGGCGCGCAGAGGGCGAGGCCGACGGCATCGTCATCACGCCGTCGCACAACCCGCCGCAGGACGGCGGGTTCAAGTACAACCCGCCGCACGGCGGCCCCGCCGACTCCGACGCCACCTCGTGGATCGCGGCGCGCGCCAACGAGCTCATCGCCGACGGCCTGAAAGGGGTCCAGCAGGCCGAGCCGAGCGCCGTCGAGACCTACGACTTCCGCGGCAACTACGTCGACGACCTCGCGAACATCATCGACTTCGACGCGATCCGGGAGTCCGGCATCCGCATCGGCGCCGACCCGCTCGGCGGGGCGTCGGTCTCGTACTGGGGCGCGATCCGCGACCGCTACGAACTCGACCTGACGGTCGTCAACGAACGCGTCGACCCGGCCTGGTCGTTCATGACCCTCGACTGGGACGGCAAGATCCGCATGGACCCGTCATCGCCGAGCGCCATGGCCTCGGTGCTCGCGCACGAGGGCTACGACATCCTCACGGGCAACGACGCCGACGCCGACCGGCACGGCATCGTCACGCCCGACGGCGGCCTCATGAACCCCAACCACTACCTCGCGGTCGCGATCGAGTACCTCTTCGGCCACCGTCCGAACTGGCGAGCGGATGCCGCGATCGGCAAGACCCTCGTGTCGAGCTCGATGATCGACCGGGTCGCCGCGGCGCTCGGCCGTCGCCTCTGGGAAGTGCCGGTCGGCTTCAAGTGGTTCGTGCCCGGCCTCGTCGACGGCTCGGTCGGTTTCGGCGGCGAAGAGAGCGCGGGCGCCTCGTTCCTGCGGTTCGACGGCACCGTCTGGACGACCGACAAGGACGGCATCCTGCTGTGCCTGCTGGCCTCCGAGATCCGCGCGGTCACGGGCAAGTCGCCCTCCGCGCTCTACGCGGAACTCGTCGAGCGCTTCGGCGACCCCGCCTACGAGCGCACGGATGCCGCGGCATCCGCTGCCCAGAAGGCGGCACTCGGCAAGCTCGACGGCGACGCCATCGCGGCGACCGAGCTCGCCGGCGACCCGATCACGGCGAAGCTCTCGCACGCGCCGGGCAACGGCGCGGCGATCGGCGGGGTGAAGGTCGAGACGGCCGACGCGTGGTTCGCGGCGCGGCCGAGTGGCACCGAAGACGTCTACAAGATCTACGCCGAGTCGTTCAGGGGCGCAGAGCACCTGCGGCTCGTGCAGGCCGAGGCGAAGGCGATCGTCGACGCGGCCCTCGGAGGCTGA
- a CDS encoding DUF1648 domain-containing protein, translating into MTAPADVRTARRRFLLIGCALPAAITLVGVGLMVAWLPQVPPTVATHWSGSGPDGFGPAWSVPLGTAVLGFGLVALFAGIMLVGTRDGRWGPMLRLLAALSLGTDVLLVVGITWSFGMQRGLADPLDAPDIGLPVLVSILLALGAGVGGWFAQPNVTTDGRTPVRTVEPLDLAAHERAVWVRTTTMTRAGMVAIVVSIVALAIGTVVVAVTGSTAWWVMLGVTVLLILLAVTTFVFRVRVDDRGLVVRSPLGLPRFGVPLEDVAAVAVRNVHPTAEFGGWGIRLGPDGAFGIVLRAGEALQVTRRNGRRFVVTVDDAATAAALLEALSARERVDPR; encoded by the coding sequence ATGACCGCGCCAGCCGACGTCCGCACCGCCCGTCGCCGCTTCCTGCTGATCGGCTGCGCGCTGCCTGCGGCGATCACCCTCGTCGGTGTCGGACTGATGGTCGCGTGGCTCCCCCAGGTTCCGCCGACGGTCGCCACGCACTGGAGCGGCAGCGGCCCCGACGGGTTCGGCCCTGCATGGTCGGTCCCGCTCGGCACGGCCGTGCTCGGTTTCGGCCTCGTCGCGCTCTTCGCGGGCATCATGCTCGTCGGCACGCGCGACGGCCGGTGGGGTCCGATGCTGCGGCTGCTCGCCGCCCTCTCGCTCGGCACCGACGTGCTGCTCGTCGTGGGCATCACCTGGTCGTTCGGAATGCAGCGGGGCCTCGCCGACCCGCTCGACGCACCCGACATCGGGCTGCCGGTCCTCGTGAGCATCCTGCTCGCCCTCGGAGCGGGGGTCGGCGGATGGTTCGCCCAGCCGAACGTCACGACCGACGGACGCACCCCCGTGCGCACCGTCGAACCGCTCGACCTCGCCGCCCATGAGCGGGCGGTCTGGGTGCGCACCACGACGATGACCCGGGCGGGCATGGTTGCGATCGTCGTGAGCATCGTCGCGCTCGCGATCGGCACGGTCGTCGTCGCCGTCACCGGCTCGACCGCGTGGTGGGTGATGCTCGGGGTGACCGTGCTGCTCATCCTCCTCGCCGTCACGACCTTCGTCTTCAGGGTGCGCGTGGACGACCGCGGCCTCGTCGTCCGTTCACCCCTCGGCCTCCCGCGCTTCGGCGTGCCGCTCGAGGATGTCGCGGCGGTCGCCGTGCGGAACGTGCATCCGACCGCCGAGTTCGGAGGTTGGGGCATCCGCCTCGGTCCCGACGGCGCGTTCGGCATAGTGCTCCGAGCCGGCGAAGCCCTGCAGGTCACCCGCCGCAACGGCCGTCGATTCGTCGTGACCGTCGACGACGCCGCCACCGCGGCCGCCCTGCTCGAAGCGCTCAGCGCACGGGAGCGCGTCGACCCTCGCTGA
- a CDS encoding amidase domain-containing protein codes for MTPDDTAAADAGATPDAGAVPENGAALVTGGTPVAGALRAEPADLERRAERRARHRAERVRNRRPSSGATRRFMALGCASAILSVSAFGAVAASAVDDTKLASGEGASDTVASADSADSAPSAADGDVIAAPVSIAARPAVTSGLSTAAAPFTGGTQVTVAGEQLDQVAQVAVGGVAAPIVAATPDQLTFQVPAVADTSLGDVAVAFTDAAGAPIAVAAPGTATVAGSAAPASLAAQLIEIDEAALHAPTQSLTLTYTSNPAIDAQRDYVLTYWSSYNTAQYTVLSGVDCANFTSQSLVARGWAMDAGWYYDRATGAMSPSWSSSTAMRDWLYGRPDLATPLDDSQRGLVKVGDIAQFDWDGSGDRDHTAVVTRVEHTANGTAVWVGGHTKDADYWNVDEALASGGGSVTYFSLR; via the coding sequence GTGACCCCCGATGACACCGCGGCTGCGGATGCCGGTGCGACCCCCGATGCCGGTGCCGTCCCCGAGAACGGTGCCGCCCTCGTGACCGGTGGCACGCCCGTCGCCGGCGCGTTGCGGGCCGAGCCGGCCGACCTCGAGCGCCGTGCCGAGCGCCGTGCGCGGCACCGCGCCGAGCGCGTGCGCAACCGTCGCCCGTCGAGCGGTGCGACGCGGAGGTTCATGGCGCTCGGCTGTGCGAGCGCGATCCTGAGCGTGAGTGCGTTCGGCGCCGTCGCCGCATCCGCGGTGGATGACACGAAGCTCGCGTCGGGTGAAGGCGCGTCGGACACCGTGGCGTCCGCGGACTCCGCGGACTCCGCTCCCTCCGCCGCCGACGGCGACGTCATCGCGGCACCGGTCTCGATCGCGGCTCGGCCGGCGGTCACGAGCGGACTCTCCACGGCGGCTGCGCCGTTCACCGGGGGCACCCAGGTCACGGTGGCGGGCGAACAGCTCGACCAGGTCGCCCAGGTCGCCGTCGGCGGCGTCGCCGCACCGATCGTCGCGGCGACCCCCGACCAGCTGACGTTCCAGGTTCCCGCCGTCGCCGACACCTCGCTCGGCGACGTCGCGGTGGCGTTCACGGATGCCGCGGGCGCGCCGATCGCCGTCGCCGCCCCCGGCACCGCGACCGTGGCCGGCTCGGCCGCCCCGGCCTCGCTCGCCGCCCAGCTCATCGAGATCGACGAGGCCGCGCTGCACGCGCCGACGCAGTCGCTCACCCTGACCTACACCTCGAATCCCGCGATCGACGCGCAGCGCGACTACGTGCTCACCTACTGGAGCAGTTACAACACCGCCCAGTACACCGTCTTGAGCGGTGTCGACTGCGCGAACTTCACGAGCCAGTCGCTCGTGGCCCGAGGCTGGGCGATGGACGCCGGCTGGTACTACGACCGGGCGACCGGCGCGATGTCGCCGAGCTGGTCGAGCTCGACCGCGATGCGCGACTGGCTGTACGGCCGCCCCGACCTCGCGACGCCCCTCGACGACTCGCAGCGCGGCCTCGTGAAGGTCGGCGACATCGCCCAGTTCGACTGGGACGGCTCGGGCGACCGCGATCACACCGCCGTCGTCACGCGCGTCGAGCACACCGCGAACGGCACTGCCGTCTGGGTCGGCGGCCACACCAAGGACGCCGACTACTGGAACGTCGACGAGGCCCTCGCCTCGGGCGGCGGCAGCGTCACCTACTTCTCGCTGCGCTGA
- a CDS encoding M15 family metallopeptidase has translation MSSSERSEASDEAVQRRRLTIAGALSLVLVAVAVVVIGAVSAGSAAEPGGAGASGSTETPTPRPAPGEAPPPASVDTFDRTAHSLDDPNSIWVVVNKLRPMDPQDFEPDDLVDVDVPHTWEPMLRQEASDAIVAMFQAASDEADLWLASNSAYRSYSSQEEIYDGDDLLTARPGFSEHQTGLVMDIGADSGDCSLDTCFADTDEGIWLRDNAWRFGFILRYPDGKTDVTGYEFEPWHYRYVGVPLSTEMHETGITTLEEFFGLPAAPEYE, from the coding sequence GTGTCATCGAGTGAACGTTCCGAGGCCTCCGACGAGGCGGTGCAGCGACGACGACTCACGATCGCGGGCGCCCTGAGTCTGGTTCTGGTCGCCGTCGCCGTCGTCGTGATCGGCGCCGTTTCGGCCGGGTCGGCCGCGGAGCCGGGGGGCGCAGGGGCATCCGGTTCGACCGAGACGCCGACGCCTCGCCCGGCGCCGGGTGAGGCGCCGCCGCCCGCGAGCGTCGACACGTTCGACCGCACCGCGCACTCGCTCGACGACCCGAACAGCATCTGGGTGGTCGTCAACAAGCTGCGGCCCATGGACCCGCAGGACTTCGAGCCCGACGACCTCGTCGACGTCGACGTGCCGCACACCTGGGAGCCCATGCTGCGGCAGGAGGCCTCCGATGCGATCGTCGCGATGTTCCAGGCGGCATCCGACGAGGCCGACCTCTGGCTCGCCTCGAACAGCGCATACCGCTCGTACAGCTCGCAGGAGGAGATCTACGACGGCGACGACCTGCTCACCGCGCGTCCGGGGTTCAGCGAGCACCAGACCGGACTCGTCATGGACATCGGCGCCGACAGCGGCGACTGCTCGCTCGACACCTGCTTCGCCGACACCGACGAGGGCATCTGGCTGCGCGACAACGCCTGGCGGTTCGGGTTCATCCTGCGCTACCCCGACGGCAAGACCGACGTGACCGGCTACGAGTTCGAGCCGTGGCACTACCGCTACGTCGGCGTGCCGCTCTCGACGGAGATGCACGAGACCGGCATCACGACGCTCGAGGAGTTCTTCGGCCTGCCCGCAGCGCCCGAGTATGAGTGA